A single window of Alosa alosa isolate M-15738 ecotype Scorff River chromosome 11, AALO_Geno_1.1, whole genome shotgun sequence DNA harbors:
- the nr2e3 gene encoding photoreceptor-specific nuclear receptor — protein MMDDHMSKIAMVPSSSPRDSPRSSITDDSLRGKSPAPGKILSTGLLCKVCADTSSGKHYGIYACNGCSGFFKRSVRRKLIYRCQAGTGMCPVDKAHRNQCQACRLKKCLQAGMNKDAVQNERQPRSTAQVRLDSLDVDSEKEHLATTREPTSTCSVISRAHLPSSGISTAAAAPQRCPSPQNGHRFMASLMTAETCAKLEPEDVDENIDVTSNEPERNSPDYNTSLYPSSSPESVYETSARLLFMSVKWAKNLPVFSHLPFRDQVILLEEAWSELFLLCAIQWSMPLDTCPLLSLPDLSSPQQGKTSPSASDLRVLQEVFTRFKNLAVDPTEFACLKAIVLFKPETRGLKDPEQVENLQDQAQVMLGQHIHTLYSSQPARFGRLLLLLPALHFVSSERIELLFFHRTIGNTPMEKLLCDMFKN, from the exons ATGATGGATGACCACATGTCCAAGATAGCCATGGTGCCATCCAGCTCTCCAAGGGACTCCCCTAGGAGCAGCATCACAGACGACAGCCTGCGTG GTAAGAGCCCGGCGCCAGGTAAAATCCTGAGCACAGGCCTCCTGTGTAAAGTGTGTGCAGACACCAGCAGTGGGAAGCACTACGGCATCTACGCCTGCAATGGCTGCAGCGGCTTCTTTAAGCGCAGCGTCAGACGGAAGCTCATCTACAG GTGCCAGGCGGGTACAGGTATGTGCCCTGTGGACAAGGCCCACCGCAACCAGTGCCAAGCCTGCCGCCTAAAGAAGTGCCTTCAGGCTGGCATGAACAAAGATG CTGTGCAGAACGAGCGTCAGCCGCGCAGCACGGCTCAGGTGCGCCTGGACTCACTGGATGTGGACTCGGAGAAGGAGCACCTGGCCACCACGCGCGAGCCCACCTCCACCTGCTCGGTCATCAGCCGGGCACACCTGCCGTCCTCAGGCATCAGTACCGCCGCCGCGGCCCCACAGCGCTGCCCCAGTCCCCAGAATGGACACCGCTTCATGGCCAGCCTCATGACCGCCGAGACCTGCGCCAAGCTGGAGCCAGAGGATG TGGATGAAAACATTGATGTGACCAGCAATGAGCCTGAGAGGAACTCGCCAGACTACAACACCTCGCTATACCCCTCCAGCAGTCCGGAGAGTGTGTACGAGACCTCCGCCCGTCTGCTCTTCATGTCCGTCAAGTGGGCCAAGAACCTGCCTGTTTTTTCCCACCTGCCCTTCAGAGACCAG GTGATTCTTCTGGAGGAGGCGTGGAGCGAGCTGTTCCTGCTGTGCGCCATCCAGTGGTCCATGCCACTGGACACCTGTCCCCTGCTCTCCCTGCCGGATCTGTCCTCCCCCCAGCAGGGCAAGACCAGCCCCTCAGCCTCTGACCTCAGGGTGCTGCAGGAGGTCTTCACCCGCTTCAAGAACCTGGCCGTTGACCCAACCGAGTTTGCCTGCCTCAAGGCCATCGTCCTCTTCAAACCAG AGACGCGAGGGCTGAAGGACCCAGAGCAGGTGGAGAACCTGCAGGACCAGGCTCAGGTGATGCTGGGCCAGCACATCCACACTCTCTactccagccagccagccag GTTTGGGAGACTCCTGCTTCTTCTGCCTGCTCTGCACTTTGTGAGTTCGGAGCGGATTGAGCTTCTCTTCTTCCACCGCACCATCGGAAACACGCCCATGGAGAAACTGCTCTGTGACATGTTCAAGAACTGA
- the stoml1 gene encoding stomatin-like protein 1: MFGNSYRNEYQALPQKDSAHVTLTGPGLFSSDLERAHYGQKGHSFDYVPRITNNDFTDRSQGCLSRLCHLIVIFLVSLCTFITLPVSGWFVLKTVPNYERIVFFRLGRIRPPKGPGVVLILPLIDQWQRVDLRTRAFNIPPCKVTTRDGGLVSMGADIQFRIWNPVMSVVAMQDLNSSTRLTAQNAMTQSISKKTVREIQTERLKMGDYLGMDINELTKPWGLEVDRVELTLESVLKGPDGVTHPGPLAVPSSAAVPGLEGIPGLEGIGGPIQQLAMQFLGNMSNMAQCRQDSAAVTIVDEVDELTSERAPQGHMSSAEELLSAVKPVLSERLVQTVGACYQFNISSSSGQTSTYYLDLSQGSGVWGWCPSAGSRRGPHPQ, translated from the exons ATGTTTGGGAATTCATACAGAAATGAGTACCAAGCTCTTCCTCAGAAAGACTCGGCCCATGTTACATTAACAGGACCTGGGTTGTTCTCAAGTGACTTGGAGCGAGCCCATTATGGCCAGAAGGGTCACTCCTTTGATTACGTTCCCAGAATCACCAACAATGACTTCACAG ACAGAAGTCAAGGATGCCTGTCTCGATTGTGTCACTTGATTGTCATTTTCCTGGTGTCGTTATGCACCTTCATAACCTTACCTGTGTCGGGATGGTTTGTTCTCAAA ACCGTGCCCAACTACGAGAGGATTGTTTTCTTCCGTCTGGGTCGAATTCGCCCCCCTAAAGGTCCCGGGGTAGTTCTGATCCTGCCTCTGATTGATCAGTGGCAACGGGTAGACCTTCGAACCAGAGCATTCAATATACCGCCATGCAAG GTAACTACTCGAGATGGAGGGCTGGTGTCAATGGGAGCTGACATTCAGTTTCGAATCTGGAATCCCGTAATGTCTGTGGTGGCGATGCAGGACCTGAACTCTTCCACCAGGCTCACGGCGCAGAATGCCATGACCCAGAGCATAAGCAAGAAGACGGTCAGGGAGATCCAGACAGAGAGGCTCAAAATGGGGGACTACCTAGGG ATGGACATCAACGAGTTGACCAAGCCGTGGGGTCTGGAGGTGGACCGCGTGGAGCTCACCCTGGAGTCTGTTCTGAAGGGCCCAGATGGGGTCACCCACCCAGGCCCCCTGGCAGTGCCCTCCTCGGCCGCTGTGCCAGGGCTGGAGGGCATCCCCGGGTTGGAGGGCATCGGCGGGCCCATACAGCAGCTAGCCATGCAGTTCCTAGGCAACATGAGTAATATGGCCCAGTGTCGCCAAG ATAGCGCAGCAGTAACCATAGTGGACGAGGTGGACGAGCTGACATCTGAGCGCGCTCCCCAGGGACACATGAGCAGCGCTGAGGAGCTGCTGTCGGCCGTAAAACCGGTGCTGTCAGAAAGACTGGTCCAGACGGTGGGAGCCTGCTACCAGTTCAACATCAGCTCCAGCAGTGGCCAGACCAGCACCTACTACCTGGACCTGAGCCAAG GCAGTGGTGTGTGGGGCTGGTGCCCCAGCGCTGGCAGCAGACGTGGTCCTCACCCTCAGTGA